A portion of the Tamandua tetradactyla isolate mTamTet1 chromosome 16, mTamTet1.pri, whole genome shotgun sequence genome contains these proteins:
- the IL34 gene encoding interleukin-34 isoform X6: MPRGYAWLRSDLGVFLGVALGNEGWTRREECVVTGFLRDKLQYRNRLQYLKHYFPINYRVGVPYEGVLRIANITRLKAQVSEQELRYLWVWVSLSAAESVQEVLLEGHPSWRYLEEVQTLLLHVQQGLLDVEVSPKVEAMLSPLSAPGQKLVRPKALLDNCFRVMEMLYCSCCKQSSVLNWQDCMASPPRALGPQPPLQCAVAQLYPPSQQPPTSSPDAQGPRAGPPAQ, translated from the exons ATGCCCCGGGGGTACGCCTGGCTGCGCT CAGATCTCGGGGTTTTCCTTGGCGTGGCCTTGGGGAACGAGGGCTGGACCCGGAGAGAGGAGTGTGTCGTCACGGGCTTTCTGCGGGACAAGCTGCAGTACAGGAACCGGCTTCAGTACCTG AAGCACTACTTCCCCATCAATTACCGGGTGGGCGTGCCTTACGAGGGGGTGCTGAGAATCGCCAACATCACCAGGCTG AAGGCGCAGGTGAGCGAGCAGGAGCTGCGCTATCTGTGGGTCTGGGTGAGTCTCAGCGCTGCCGAGTCGGTGCAGGAGGTGCTGCTGGAGGGTCACCCGTCCTGGCGGTACCTGGAGGAGGTACAGACGCTGCTGCTGCATGTCCAGCAAGGCCTCCTG GATGTGGAGGTCAGCCCCAAGGTGGAAGCCATGTTGTCACCCCTGAGTGCCCCGGGCCAGAAGCTGGTGCGACCCAAGGCCCTGCTGGACAACTGCTTCCGGGTCATGGAGATGCTGTACTGCTCTTGCT GCAAACAAAGCTCCGTCCTAAACTGGCAGGACTGTATGGCATCCCCACCTCGGGCCCTTGGTCCACAGCCCCCCTTGCAGTGTGCGGTGGCCCAGCTGTACCCCCCGTCCCAGCAGCCCCCCACCTCCTCGCCAGATGCCCAGGGACCAAGAGCTGGACCCCCCGCTCAGTGA
- the IL34 gene encoding interleukin-34 isoform X2: protein MGLWRRRHLEQTMASALLRLKGHRARFHTEQLQTEKLQPSPRFRGAAGDSLLFLGQEDSEAAGLSCSPGCHGTGSRCPLAALLTAEQIRQAPPQLGTCPHPSARPPGSPEVSPPLTLRPPALTQGHVGGASADALGDSCLCSPRDPAHHHAPGVRLAALSRGFPWRGLGERGLDPERGVCRHGLSAGQAAVQEPASVPEALLPHQLPGGRALRGGAENRQHHQAAEGAGERAGAALSVGLGESQRCRVGAGGAAGGSPVLAVPGGGTDAAAACPARPPGCGGQPQGGSHVVTPECPGPEAGATQGPAGQLLPGHGDAVLLLLQTKLRPKLAGLYGIPTSGPWSTAPLAVCGGPAVPPVPAAPHLLARCPGTKSWTPRSVRPARPGRGQGLQPGAACGGLGRGAPRELLGGGVCQGRARLPLPGPHTVSPGS from the exons AGCCAGATTTCACACTGAGCAGCTGCAGACGGAGAAATTGCAACCCAGCCCTAGATTCCGAGGGGCTGCCGGGGACTCTCTCCTCTTTCTTGGGCAGGAAGACTCCGAGGCTGCAGGGCTCAGCTGCTCCCCGGGCTGCCATGGAACTGGCAGCCGCTGCCCCCTGGCTGCCCTCCTCACTGCCGAGCAGATAAGGCAGGCACCGCCTCAACTGGGCACCTGCCCTCACCCCTCTGCCCGGCCACCAGGCTCCCCGGAGGTCAGCCCTCCTCTGACTTTGCGGCCACCTGCGCTGACCCAGGGCCATGTAGGTGGCGCGTCGGCGGACGCGCTGGGGGACAGCTGCCTCTGCTCTCCGAGGGACCCAGCGCACCATCATGCCCCGGGGGTACGCCTGGCTGCGCT ATCTCGGGGTTTTCCTTGGCGTGGCCTTGGGGAACGAGGGCTGGACCCGGAGAGAGGAGTGTGTCGTCACGGGCTTTCTGCGGGACAAGCTGCAGTACAGGAACCGGCTTCAGTACCTG AAGCACTACTTCCCCATCAATTACCGGGTGGGCGTGCCTTACGAGGGGGTGCTGAGAATCGCCAACATCACCAGGCTG CAGAAGGCGCAGGTGAGCGAGCAGGAGCTGCGCTATCTGTGGGTCTGGGTGAGTCTCAGCGCTGCCGAGTCGGTGCAGGAGGTGCTGCTGGAGGGTCACCCGTCCTGGCGGTACCTGGAGGAGGTACAGACGCTGCTGCTGCATGTCCAGCAAGGCCTCCTG GATGTGGAGGTCAGCCCCAAGGTGGAAGCCATGTTGTCACCCCTGAGTGCCCCGGGCCAGAAGCTGGTGCGACCCAAGGCCCTGCTGGACAACTGCTTCCGGGTCATGGAGATGCTGTACTGCTCTTGCT GCAAACAAAGCTCCGTCCTAAACTGGCAGGACTGTATGGCATCCCCACCTCGGGCCCTTGGTCCACAGCCCCCCTTGCAGTGTGCGGTGGCCCAGCTGTACCCCCCGTCCCAGCAGCCCCCCACCTCCTCGCCAGATGCCCAGGGACCAAGAGCTGGACCCCCCGCTCAGTGAGGCCGGCGAGGCCAGGGAGAGGCCAAGGGCTCCAGCCTGGAGCGGCCTGTGGGGGCCTTGGGAGAGGAGCGCCGAGAGAGCTCCTTGGAGGGGGGGTGTGCCAGGGAAGGGCTCGGCTGCCCCTGCCCGGACCCCACACGGTCTCACCTGGGTCCTGA
- the IL34 gene encoding interleukin-34 isoform X3: MGLWRRRHLEQTMASALLRLKGHRARFHTEQLQTEKLQPSPRFRGAAGDSLLFLGQEDSEAAGLSCSPGCHGTGSRCPLAALLTAEQIRQAPPQLGTCPHPSARPPGSPEVSPPLTLRPPALTQGHVGGASADALGDSCLCSPRDPAHHHAPGVRLAALRSRGFPWRGLGERGLDPERGVCRHGLSAGQAAVQEPASVPEALLPHQLPGGRALRGGAENRQHHQAEGAGERAGAALSVGLGESQRCRVGAGGAAGGSPVLAVPGGGTDAAAACPARPPGCGGQPQGGSHVVTPECPGPEAGATQGPAGQLLPGHGDAVLLLLQTKLRPKLAGLYGIPTSGPWSTAPLAVCGGPAVPPVPAAPHLLARCPGTKSWTPRSVRPARPGRGQGLQPGAACGGLGRGAPRELLGGGVCQGRARLPLPGPHTVSPGS; encoded by the exons AGCCAGATTTCACACTGAGCAGCTGCAGACGGAGAAATTGCAACCCAGCCCTAGATTCCGAGGGGCTGCCGGGGACTCTCTCCTCTTTCTTGGGCAGGAAGACTCCGAGGCTGCAGGGCTCAGCTGCTCCCCGGGCTGCCATGGAACTGGCAGCCGCTGCCCCCTGGCTGCCCTCCTCACTGCCGAGCAGATAAGGCAGGCACCGCCTCAACTGGGCACCTGCCCTCACCCCTCTGCCCGGCCACCAGGCTCCCCGGAGGTCAGCCCTCCTCTGACTTTGCGGCCACCTGCGCTGACCCAGGGCCATGTAGGTGGCGCGTCGGCGGACGCGCTGGGGGACAGCTGCCTCTGCTCTCCGAGGGACCCAGCGCACCATCATGCCCCGGGGGTACGCCTGGCTGCGCT CAGATCTCGGGGTTTTCCTTGGCGTGGCCTTGGGGAACGAGGGCTGGACCCGGAGAGAGGAGTGTGTCGTCACGGGCTTTCTGCGGGACAAGCTGCAGTACAGGAACCGGCTTCAGTACCTG AAGCACTACTTCCCCATCAATTACCGGGTGGGCGTGCCTTACGAGGGGGTGCTGAGAATCGCCAACATCACCAGGCTG AAGGCGCAGGTGAGCGAGCAGGAGCTGCGCTATCTGTGGGTCTGGGTGAGTCTCAGCGCTGCCGAGTCGGTGCAGGAGGTGCTGCTGGAGGGTCACCCGTCCTGGCGGTACCTGGAGGAGGTACAGACGCTGCTGCTGCATGTCCAGCAAGGCCTCCTG GATGTGGAGGTCAGCCCCAAGGTGGAAGCCATGTTGTCACCCCTGAGTGCCCCGGGCCAGAAGCTGGTGCGACCCAAGGCCCTGCTGGACAACTGCTTCCGGGTCATGGAGATGCTGTACTGCTCTTGCT GCAAACAAAGCTCCGTCCTAAACTGGCAGGACTGTATGGCATCCCCACCTCGGGCCCTTGGTCCACAGCCCCCCTTGCAGTGTGCGGTGGCCCAGCTGTACCCCCCGTCCCAGCAGCCCCCCACCTCCTCGCCAGATGCCCAGGGACCAAGAGCTGGACCCCCCGCTCAGTGAGGCCGGCGAGGCCAGGGAGAGGCCAAGGGCTCCAGCCTGGAGCGGCCTGTGGGGGCCTTGGGAGAGGAGCGCCGAGAGAGCTCCTTGGAGGGGGGGTGTGCCAGGGAAGGGCTCGGCTGCCCCTGCCCGGACCCCACACGGTCTCACCTGGGTCCTGA
- the IL34 gene encoding interleukin-34 isoform X1, translating to MGLWRRRHLEQTMASALLRLKGHRARFHTEQLQTEKLQPSPRFRGAAGDSLLFLGQEDSEAAGLSCSPGCHGTGSRCPLAALLTAEQIRQAPPQLGTCPHPSARPPGSPEVSPPLTLRPPALTQGHVGGASADALGDSCLCSPRDPAHHHAPGVRLAALRSRGFPWRGLGERGLDPERGVCRHGLSAGQAAVQEPASVPEALLPHQLPGGRALRGGAENRQHHQAAEGAGERAGAALSVGLGESQRCRVGAGGAAGGSPVLAVPGGGTDAAAACPARPPGCGGQPQGGSHVVTPECPGPEAGATQGPAGQLLPGHGDAVLLLLQTKLRPKLAGLYGIPTSGPWSTAPLAVCGGPAVPPVPAAPHLLARCPGTKSWTPRSVRPARPGRGQGLQPGAACGGLGRGAPRELLGGGVCQGRARLPLPGPHTVSPGS from the exons AGCCAGATTTCACACTGAGCAGCTGCAGACGGAGAAATTGCAACCCAGCCCTAGATTCCGAGGGGCTGCCGGGGACTCTCTCCTCTTTCTTGGGCAGGAAGACTCCGAGGCTGCAGGGCTCAGCTGCTCCCCGGGCTGCCATGGAACTGGCAGCCGCTGCCCCCTGGCTGCCCTCCTCACTGCCGAGCAGATAAGGCAGGCACCGCCTCAACTGGGCACCTGCCCTCACCCCTCTGCCCGGCCACCAGGCTCCCCGGAGGTCAGCCCTCCTCTGACTTTGCGGCCACCTGCGCTGACCCAGGGCCATGTAGGTGGCGCGTCGGCGGACGCGCTGGGGGACAGCTGCCTCTGCTCTCCGAGGGACCCAGCGCACCATCATGCCCCGGGGGTACGCCTGGCTGCGCT CAGATCTCGGGGTTTTCCTTGGCGTGGCCTTGGGGAACGAGGGCTGGACCCGGAGAGAGGAGTGTGTCGTCACGGGCTTTCTGCGGGACAAGCTGCAGTACAGGAACCGGCTTCAGTACCTG AAGCACTACTTCCCCATCAATTACCGGGTGGGCGTGCCTTACGAGGGGGTGCTGAGAATCGCCAACATCACCAGGCTG CAGAAGGCGCAGGTGAGCGAGCAGGAGCTGCGCTATCTGTGGGTCTGGGTGAGTCTCAGCGCTGCCGAGTCGGTGCAGGAGGTGCTGCTGGAGGGTCACCCGTCCTGGCGGTACCTGGAGGAGGTACAGACGCTGCTGCTGCATGTCCAGCAAGGCCTCCTG GATGTGGAGGTCAGCCCCAAGGTGGAAGCCATGTTGTCACCCCTGAGTGCCCCGGGCCAGAAGCTGGTGCGACCCAAGGCCCTGCTGGACAACTGCTTCCGGGTCATGGAGATGCTGTACTGCTCTTGCT GCAAACAAAGCTCCGTCCTAAACTGGCAGGACTGTATGGCATCCCCACCTCGGGCCCTTGGTCCACAGCCCCCCTTGCAGTGTGCGGTGGCCCAGCTGTACCCCCCGTCCCAGCAGCCCCCCACCTCCTCGCCAGATGCCCAGGGACCAAGAGCTGGACCCCCCGCTCAGTGAGGCCGGCGAGGCCAGGGAGAGGCCAAGGGCTCCAGCCTGGAGCGGCCTGTGGGGGCCTTGGGAGAGGAGCGCCGAGAGAGCTCCTTGGAGGGGGGGTGTGCCAGGGAAGGGCTCGGCTGCCCCTGCCCGGACCCCACACGGTCTCACCTGGGTCCTGA
- the IL34 gene encoding interleukin-34 isoform X5: MPRGYAWLRYLGVFLGVALGNEGWTRREECVVTGFLRDKLQYRNRLQYLKHYFPINYRVGVPYEGVLRIANITRLQKAQVSEQELRYLWVWVSLSAAESVQEVLLEGHPSWRYLEEVQTLLLHVQQGLLDVEVSPKVEAMLSPLSAPGQKLVRPKALLDNCFRVMEMLYCSCCKQSSVLNWQDCMASPPRALGPQPPLQCAVAQLYPPSQQPPTSSPDAQGPRAGPPAQ; this comes from the exons ATGCCCCGGGGGTACGCCTGGCTGCGCT ATCTCGGGGTTTTCCTTGGCGTGGCCTTGGGGAACGAGGGCTGGACCCGGAGAGAGGAGTGTGTCGTCACGGGCTTTCTGCGGGACAAGCTGCAGTACAGGAACCGGCTTCAGTACCTG AAGCACTACTTCCCCATCAATTACCGGGTGGGCGTGCCTTACGAGGGGGTGCTGAGAATCGCCAACATCACCAGGCTG CAGAAGGCGCAGGTGAGCGAGCAGGAGCTGCGCTATCTGTGGGTCTGGGTGAGTCTCAGCGCTGCCGAGTCGGTGCAGGAGGTGCTGCTGGAGGGTCACCCGTCCTGGCGGTACCTGGAGGAGGTACAGACGCTGCTGCTGCATGTCCAGCAAGGCCTCCTG GATGTGGAGGTCAGCCCCAAGGTGGAAGCCATGTTGTCACCCCTGAGTGCCCCGGGCCAGAAGCTGGTGCGACCCAAGGCCCTGCTGGACAACTGCTTCCGGGTCATGGAGATGCTGTACTGCTCTTGCT GCAAACAAAGCTCCGTCCTAAACTGGCAGGACTGTATGGCATCCCCACCTCGGGCCCTTGGTCCACAGCCCCCCTTGCAGTGTGCGGTGGCCCAGCTGTACCCCCCGTCCCAGCAGCCCCCCACCTCCTCGCCAGATGCCCAGGGACCAAGAGCTGGACCCCCCGCTCAGTGA
- the IL34 gene encoding interleukin-34 isoform X4: MPRGYAWLRSDLGVFLGVALGNEGWTRREECVVTGFLRDKLQYRNRLQYLKHYFPINYRVGVPYEGVLRIANITRLQKAQVSEQELRYLWVWVSLSAAESVQEVLLEGHPSWRYLEEVQTLLLHVQQGLLDVEVSPKVEAMLSPLSAPGQKLVRPKALLDNCFRVMEMLYCSCCKQSSVLNWQDCMASPPRALGPQPPLQCAVAQLYPPSQQPPTSSPDAQGPRAGPPAQ; this comes from the exons ATGCCCCGGGGGTACGCCTGGCTGCGCT CAGATCTCGGGGTTTTCCTTGGCGTGGCCTTGGGGAACGAGGGCTGGACCCGGAGAGAGGAGTGTGTCGTCACGGGCTTTCTGCGGGACAAGCTGCAGTACAGGAACCGGCTTCAGTACCTG AAGCACTACTTCCCCATCAATTACCGGGTGGGCGTGCCTTACGAGGGGGTGCTGAGAATCGCCAACATCACCAGGCTG CAGAAGGCGCAGGTGAGCGAGCAGGAGCTGCGCTATCTGTGGGTCTGGGTGAGTCTCAGCGCTGCCGAGTCGGTGCAGGAGGTGCTGCTGGAGGGTCACCCGTCCTGGCGGTACCTGGAGGAGGTACAGACGCTGCTGCTGCATGTCCAGCAAGGCCTCCTG GATGTGGAGGTCAGCCCCAAGGTGGAAGCCATGTTGTCACCCCTGAGTGCCCCGGGCCAGAAGCTGGTGCGACCCAAGGCCCTGCTGGACAACTGCTTCCGGGTCATGGAGATGCTGTACTGCTCTTGCT GCAAACAAAGCTCCGTCCTAAACTGGCAGGACTGTATGGCATCCCCACCTCGGGCCCTTGGTCCACAGCCCCCCTTGCAGTGTGCGGTGGCCCAGCTGTACCCCCCGTCCCAGCAGCCCCCCACCTCCTCGCCAGATGCCCAGGGACCAAGAGCTGGACCCCCCGCTCAGTGA
- the IL34 gene encoding interleukin-34 isoform X7 has product MPRGYAWLRYLGVFLGVALGNEGWTRREECVVTGFLRDKLQYRNRLQYLKHYFPINYRVGVPYEGVLRIANITRLKAQVSEQELRYLWVWVSLSAAESVQEVLLEGHPSWRYLEEVQTLLLHVQQGLLDVEVSPKVEAMLSPLSAPGQKLVRPKALLDNCFRVMEMLYCSCCKQSSVLNWQDCMASPPRALGPQPPLQCAVAQLYPPSQQPPTSSPDAQGPRAGPPAQ; this is encoded by the exons ATGCCCCGGGGGTACGCCTGGCTGCGCT ATCTCGGGGTTTTCCTTGGCGTGGCCTTGGGGAACGAGGGCTGGACCCGGAGAGAGGAGTGTGTCGTCACGGGCTTTCTGCGGGACAAGCTGCAGTACAGGAACCGGCTTCAGTACCTG AAGCACTACTTCCCCATCAATTACCGGGTGGGCGTGCCTTACGAGGGGGTGCTGAGAATCGCCAACATCACCAGGCTG AAGGCGCAGGTGAGCGAGCAGGAGCTGCGCTATCTGTGGGTCTGGGTGAGTCTCAGCGCTGCCGAGTCGGTGCAGGAGGTGCTGCTGGAGGGTCACCCGTCCTGGCGGTACCTGGAGGAGGTACAGACGCTGCTGCTGCATGTCCAGCAAGGCCTCCTG GATGTGGAGGTCAGCCCCAAGGTGGAAGCCATGTTGTCACCCCTGAGTGCCCCGGGCCAGAAGCTGGTGCGACCCAAGGCCCTGCTGGACAACTGCTTCCGGGTCATGGAGATGCTGTACTGCTCTTGCT GCAAACAAAGCTCCGTCCTAAACTGGCAGGACTGTATGGCATCCCCACCTCGGGCCCTTGGTCCACAGCCCCCCTTGCAGTGTGCGGTGGCCCAGCTGTACCCCCCGTCCCAGCAGCCCCCCACCTCCTCGCCAGATGCCCAGGGACCAAGAGCTGGACCCCCCGCTCAGTGA